GAAATTAGAGAAGAAAGGGCTCTGGAAAAACTATAATCTTCTCAATGATTTTAAAATCCGCAAAAAAAACAAATCCCCAAAAACAAGAACCATCACCACTCAAAATAGCAGATCATCGCTTTATGGCGATAGCGTTACCGATATTCTCAGGGATAGAGATGGATCAGCTATTGGAAAAGGCGGCGGTTTTGTTATTGCGAATGAGGGTATGCACAGGTCATCGTCAGAGAGTATTTCAACGAGAAGCATAAGTAGGGGTGGGCGTGATAACTCTACAAAAGCAATAGATTTAGTCGTTTTGACAGGATACTTTGACAACAATAAGTTGAAAATTGATTTCCACTACAAAAATACTAGCATAGATGAATTGGTGTTTTGGCGTTCTGGTTCTGTCGGGACAGTGTGCGAAGTCTATAAGAACATTGGAGATATCTTAGATCCTTTAAGAGGAGAGCTTATTACGACTATAAGAAAAACGGTAAATTCATGCCACCAAAGCATCTATGTTGATATTCCATATCAGTATGTTAACACTGGGAACTTTGACATTGTAGAGTGTGTGGTAGATACAGGTTGGAAGAAGATGACAGCCTTTGATACTTATCGTTTCAACAGTTATTGACTAGATAAATTATTGGGTCTGTTTGATTGCAATTATCAAGGAGGGTAGAAGATGTTATTTGGAAAAAAGCCTGGTTATGATCCTGACTACGATTTGAAGCTTGATGAATCACTCGCTAAAAACGAATATCCTGCTGAGAAGCTGACAGCGGCGCGTACGGCCGAACATACCTCGCTTTGTGCGCAGGTATGCACACCTGAAGTTTGGGTCAAGTACCAAGATGTGGTCAGCAGTGGCCCCGCCAAGTGGACGCTGGCGCGAGCAATCAATACGGGTGTCATGTATCCTGAGAGTTTTGTTGGTTGTCATGCTGGTGACAGGGAGTCCTACGATGATTTTAGGGATTTTTTCTATCCAATCATTGAAAAATACCACACCGGGTTCTCGATGGAAAAGGGAAGTCCGCCGCAGGGTGCCCCCTCCGAACGGATGGATCCAGCCAGAATCACAGTCGATCTGTGTGATAGTGCCAAAGAAAAGATTGCTTCGACTCGGATCAGGCTCGCCCGCAATCTATCGATGTTTCCGTTGAACCCGGGTGGCTCACGTGAAAGTCGCGAAGATGTTGCAGCTCTGATGGCTAAAGTCTATGCGCGAATTCCGGCTGATTCCGACCTTGCGGGAGAGCTTTTTCTGCATACCAAGATCTCTGATAT
Above is a window of bacterium DNA encoding:
- a CDS encoding arginine kinase, coding for MLFGKKPGYDPDYDLKLDESLAKNEYPAEKLTAARTAEHTSLCAQVCTPEVWVKYQDVVSSGPAKWTLARAINTGVMYPESFVGCHAGDRESYDDFRDFFYPIIEKYHTGFSMEKGSPPQGAPSERMDPARITVDLCDSAKEKIASTRIRLARNLSMFPLNPGGSRESREDVAALMAKVYARIPADSDLAGELFLHTKISDIERQALIDDHFLFRGKDRMQAASGYHEHWPHGRGVYLNKAKTFINWVNEGDHLRIISMEMGGDVKAVFERLSAGAKVIEEGVKAITGIDEAFMMHPKFGAVTCCPSNIGTGMRGSVHIMVPKLIETIGFEAIDRLCRERNCQARGTTGEHSEVLDRIDVSNWRRIGLPEYELVEDMIRCANFLAGEEDKI